From Rhinoraja longicauda isolate Sanriku21f chromosome 30, sRhiLon1.1, whole genome shotgun sequence, a single genomic window includes:
- the LOC144607941 gene encoding guanylin-like — protein MKTAISLLLAISCMPSILANVIVQDGIYSFPLKDVKQFWTLMNAEAKDKPVDSSSPLSGLCHSSELPKAFLPVCASKDTAQVFLRLAEIEQKADNCEICAYAACTGCENGGTIGLSQH, from the exons ATGAAAACTGCGATCTCTCTTCTTTTGGCCATCAGTTGCATGCCAAGTATTTTGGCTAATGTTATAGTTCAA GATGGAATCTACAGCTTCCCCTTGAAGGATGTGAAACAGTTTTGGACACTGATGAACGCAGAGGCAAAAGACAAACCAGTTGATTCTAGCTCCCCCTTATCTGGACTCTGCCACTCCTCTGAGCTGCCAAAGGCGTTCCTCCCAGTTTGTGCCTCGAAAGATACCGCTCAGGTTTTCCTCAGGCTGG CGGAAATAGAACAGAAAGCCGACAACTGTGAAATCTGTGCCTATGCCGCCTGCACTGGCTGTGAGAATGGGGGGACTATTGGCCTCAGTCAGCACTGA
- the LOC144608079 gene encoding guanylin-like has product MKTAFSLILAISCLSGILANVMVQDGNYTFPLKDVRQLWALMNTLPNDYPAVDNFSSHGPCLSSNLSEVFHTVCLSTDAAQVFDRLEKMAVSSDDCEICVHPACTDC; this is encoded by the exons ATGAAAACTGCTTTCTCTCTTATTTTGGCGATCAGTTGCTTGTCCGGTATTTTGGCAAACGTTATGGTTCAG GATGGGAACTACACCTTTCCCTTGAAGGATGTGAGGCAGTTGTGGGCACTGATGAACACACTGCCAAATGATTACCCAGCAGTTGACAACTTCTCCTCACATGGGCCCTGCCTTTCCTCCAATCTATCTGAAGTGTTTCACACAGTTTGTCTCTCGACTGACGCTGCGCAGGTCTTTGACAGGCTGG AGAAAATGGCAGTGAGTTCCGATGATTGTGAAATCTGTGTGCACCCTGCCTGCACTGACTGTTAA